The following coding sequences lie in one Spinacia oleracea cultivar Varoflay chromosome 1, BTI_SOV_V1, whole genome shotgun sequence genomic window:
- the LOC110801172 gene encoding uncharacterized protein, whose protein sequence is MFPYFSPFTQHNTQHNTTQHSSHLSIHFPSFPLSPNFLSPLSLSLSLLCPFFPISLSLSATMKDEWFRAAISDDTVVADLLLRLKEFPSSSSSQACSFILKPLPPSWGLRQRRSKPPSSSSSGGDKRRETRRSPTTPLSWTCGGGAASPSEGCDESLSSHHIHPPPPDRYRSKISASTETPTTTTACKRPRRKKTFAELREEESSLMKERTYLKKELATLRVTLKQERSINENLKRIKLDIKVESRIKSEANSIEERNNGISEAASSSVLNKVEDGSEPDSFPSNTSHESSFVLPDLNMVPDEDTVGWIELKKRSF, encoded by the exons ATGTTTCCATATTTTTCACCCTTCACCCAACACAAtacacaacacaacacaacacaacactCATCCCATCTTTCCATCCATTTCCCCTCATTTCCGCTCTCTcccaactttctctctcctctctctctttctctctctttgctTTGCCCTTTTTTCCCCATTTCGCTTTCTCTCTCCGCCACCATGAAAGACGAGTGGTTCAGAGCTGCAATCTCCGACGACACCGTAGTCGCAGACCTCCTACTCCGCTTAAAGGAGTTCCCCTCCTCTTCATCGTCTCAAGCTTGCTCGTTTATCTTGAAGCCGCTCCCGCCGTCGTGGGGCTTACGTCAGCGCCGCTCTAAACCGCCTTCATCTTCCTCCTCTGGCGGTGACAAGAGGAGAGAGACTCGCCGTAGTCCTACTACCCCTCTTTCCTGGACTTGTGGCGGCGGGGCCGCTTCTCCTAGTGAGGGTTGTGACGAATCTCTCTCATCCCACCACATCCATCCGCCGCCGCCCGATCGGTACAGATCCAAG ATTTCGGCTTCCACGGAaacccccaccaccaccaccgcgtGCAAGAGACCGAGAAGGAAGAAG ACATTTGCCGAGCTTAGAGAAGAGGAGAGTTCATTGATGAAAGAGAGGACATATTTGAAAAAG GAGTTGGCTACATTACGCGTAACATTGAAACAGGAGAGATCAATAAATGAGAATTTGAAGAGAATTAAG CTTGACATAAAAGTAGAAAGCAGAATAAAATCAGAAGCAAATTCAATTGAAGAACGTAATAACGGAATATCAGAAGCAGCCTCTTCGAGTGTATTGAATAAAGTGGAGGATGGTTCAGAGCCTGATTCATTCCCATCAAACACATCCCATGAGTCCTCGTTTGTGCTACCTGATCTAAATATGGTGCCAGATGAGGATACTGTTGGTTGGATTGAGCTGAAGAAACGAAGTTTCTAA